One genomic segment of Sorex araneus isolate mSorAra2 chromosome X, mSorAra2.pri, whole genome shotgun sequence includes these proteins:
- the DUSP9 gene encoding dual specificity protein phosphatase 9 gives MEGLGRSCLWLRHELAPPRPQLLLLDCRSRELYESARIGGALSVALPALLLRRLRRGSLSVRALLPGPPLQPPPPAPVLLYDQAGGRRRRADAEADAAAAEEWESESVLGTLLQRLREEGYLAYYLQGGFSKFQVECPHLCETSLDGRRGPGALGVPSPVVGLGVLYLTSDCADADSERESMSNGLDSEGTMLPHGGLLPSYPVQILPNLYLGSAQDSANVESLAKLGIRYILNVTPNLPNLFEQNGDFRYKQIPISDHWSQNLSQFFPEAIEFIDEALSQNCGILVHCLAGVSRSVTLTVAYLMQKLQLSLNDAYDLVKRKKSNISPNFNFMGQLLDFERTLRAQARIQQGLAASDTPTYFTTPTGDGVFGLDTT, from the exons ATGGAGGGTCTGGGTCGCTCGTGCCTGTGGCTGCGCCACGAGCTGGCGCCCCCGCGGCCGCAGCTGCTGCTCCTGGACTGCCGCAGCCGCGAGCTGTACGAGTCGGCGCGCATCGGCGGGGCGCTGAGCGTGGCGCTGCCCGCGCTGCTGCTGCGCCGCCTGCGGCGGGGGAGCCTGTCGGTGCGCGCGCTGCTGCCCGGGCCGCcgctgcagccgccgccgcccgccccggtgCTGCTGTACGACCAGGCCGgaggccgccgccgccgggcggACGCCGAGGccgacgccgccgccgccgaggagTGGGAGAGCGAGTCGGTGCTGGGCACGCTGCTGCAGAGGCTGCGCGAGGAGGGCTACCTGGCCTACTACCTTCAGG GTGGCTTCAGCAAATTCCAGGTTGAGTGCCCTCACCTGTGTGAGACCAGCCTCGATGGTCGCCGGGGCCCTGGAGCTCTGGGAGTGCCCAGCCCCGTGGTGGGGTTGGGTGTCCTGTACCTGACGTCCGACTGTGCCGACGCCGACTCGGAGCGCGAGTCCATGAGCAATGGCCTGGATTCCGAGGGCACCATGCTGCCCCACGGAGGGCTGCTGCCCTCCTACCCGGTCCAGATCCTGCCCAACCTCTACCTGGGCTCCGCGCAGGATTCTGCCAACGTGGAGAGCTTGGCCAAACTGGGCATCCGCTACATCCTCAATGTCACACCCAACCTCCCAAACCTCTTTGAGCAGAACGGCGACTTCCGCTACAAGCAGATCCCCATCTCTGACCACTGGAGCCAGAACCTGTCCCAGTTCTTCCCGGAGGCCATTGAGTTCATTG ATGAGGCCCTGTCGCAGAACTGCGGGATCCTGGTCCACTGCCTAGCAGGTGTCAGCCGCTCCGTCACGCTTACGGTGGCATACCTCATGCAGAAGCTGCAGCTGTCCCTCAACGACGCGTACGACCTGGTGAAGCGGAAGAAGTCCAACATCTCCCCCAACTTCAACTTCATGGGCCAGCTGCTCGACTTCGAGCGTACCCTGCGCGCGCAGGCGCGCATCCAGCAGGGTTTGGCTGCGTCCGACACCCCCACCTACTTCACCACCCCCACCGGCGATGGGGTCTTCGGGCTTGACACCACCTAG